One region of Streptococcus parasanguinis genomic DNA includes:
- a CDS encoding DUF3592 domain-containing protein yields the protein MTVTIFWLSLGILTLIFLIMLLIFYTLYRREIKVKTESTAKVMGEVVAFDSQNQLLISLPVVEYQVEGERYQKNFTYAYFRETSSKSRQTNVFDRTYVLGAGKNLDLRMIFPIGSPMTVFYNPVDPQLGFVERYAGLVGFYKIGMILTVGIYLGLVCILALLG from the coding sequence ATGACAGTAACAATATTCTGGCTTAGTTTGGGCATTCTGACACTTATTTTCCTGATCATGCTGCTTATCTTTTACACCTTGTATCGCCGTGAAATAAAAGTGAAAACAGAATCTACCGCAAAAGTTATGGGAGAAGTAGTTGCTTTTGATTCCCAAAATCAACTGCTTATTTCTCTGCCTGTGGTGGAGTATCAAGTCGAGGGTGAAAGATACCAGAAGAACTTTACCTACGCTTATTTTAGAGAGACTTCTTCTAAGTCAAGACAAACCAATGTTTTCGATAGAACCTATGTTCTTGGAGCCGGCAAAAATCTGGATTTGCGGATGATATTCCCAATTGGGTCTCCTATGACAGTTTTTTATAATCCAGTCGATCCACAGCTTGGTTTTGTCGAACGATATGCCGGCTTAGTCGGTTTCTATAAAATCGGAATGATTCTAACGGTTGGAATTTATCTTGGGTTAGTATGTATTCTAGCTTTGTTAGGTTGA
- the pyrF gene encoding orotidine-5'-phosphate decarboxylase: MREERPIIALDFPAFEDVKHFLEHFPEDEKLFVKIGMEFFYAVGPEIVHYLKGLGHSIFLDLKLHDIPNTVKSAMSVLGTFGVDMVTVHAAGGVEMMREAKAALGEGAKLVAVTQLTSTSEEDMRDCQNIQTTVQESVVNYARKAQEAGLDGVVCSAHEVALIKDATSSDFVCVTPGIRPAGAEIGDQKRVMTPQEAHKIGSDYIVVGRPIIQAENPWDAYHEIKRQWNA, encoded by the coding sequence ATGCGTGAAGAACGTCCTATTATCGCCCTTGACTTCCCAGCTTTCGAGGATGTCAAACACTTTTTAGAGCATTTTCCAGAAGACGAAAAATTATTTGTAAAAATCGGAATGGAATTTTTCTATGCAGTTGGTCCTGAAATTGTACATTACCTCAAAGGGCTTGGACACAGTATTTTCCTTGATTTAAAATTGCATGATATCCCAAATACAGTCAAATCAGCCATGTCCGTACTGGGGACTTTCGGAGTAGATATGGTGACGGTCCACGCAGCCGGTGGTGTAGAGATGATGCGCGAAGCCAAGGCAGCTCTTGGTGAAGGGGCTAAGTTGGTAGCCGTGACCCAGTTGACTTCTACCAGTGAAGAAGACATGCGTGATTGCCAAAACATCCAAACAACGGTCCAAGAATCTGTAGTTAATTATGCTCGCAAGGCCCAAGAAGCAGGCTTGGATGGCGTTGTCTGTTCAGCCCATGAAGTAGCCTTGATCAAGGATGCCACTTCATCAGACTTTGTCTGTGTCACACCAGGGATTCGTCCTGCTGGAGCTGAAATTGGTGACCAAAAACGTGTCATGACTCCACAAGAAGCCCATAAAATTGGATCTGACTATATTGTCGTTGGACGTCCAATCATCCAAGCAGAAAACCCATGGGACGCTTACCATGAAATTAAGAGACAGTGGAATGCGTAA
- the pyrE gene encoding orotate phosphoribosyltransferase, which translates to MSLAKDIASHLLKIEAVYLKPEEPFTWASGIKSPIYTDNRVTLAYPETRTLIENGFVDKIKEAFPEVEVIAGTATAGIPHGAIIADKMNLPFAYIRSKPKDHGAGNQIEGRVPQGQKMVVVEDLISTGGSVLDAVAAAKREGADVLGVVAIFTYQLEKADKKFAEAGVQLETLSNYTELIHLAEEQGYITSEGLELLHRFKENQETWQNK; encoded by the coding sequence ATGTCATTAGCTAAAGATATTGCTAGCCATCTTTTGAAAATCGAAGCGGTTTATTTGAAACCAGAAGAACCTTTTACTTGGGCATCTGGGATCAAGTCCCCAATTTATACCGATAACCGTGTAACCCTCGCTTATCCTGAAACTCGTACCTTGATCGAAAATGGATTTGTAGATAAAATCAAGGAAGCTTTCCCTGAAGTAGAAGTGATTGCAGGTACAGCAACTGCAGGAATTCCTCACGGAGCCATTATTGCGGACAAGATGAATTTGCCATTTGCCTACATCCGTAGCAAACCAAAAGACCATGGTGCTGGAAACCAAATTGAAGGCCGTGTACCACAAGGTCAAAAGATGGTCGTAGTGGAAGATTTGATTTCTACTGGTGGATCTGTCTTGGATGCTGTCGCAGCTGCCAAGCGTGAAGGGGCGGACGTTCTTGGTGTGGTTGCCATCTTCACCTACCAATTGGAGAAAGCCGATAAGAAATTTGCGGAAGCTGGCGTTCAACTTGAAACCTTGTCTAACTATACAGAATTGATTCATTTGGCAGAAGAACAAGGTTATATCACTTCTGAAGGTTTAGAGTTGTTGCACCGTTTCAAGGAAAACCAAGAAACTTGGCAAAATAAATAA